DNA from Aliarcobacter butzleri:
TATATTTTACAGGACTTATTATATCTCTTGTTAAAGCTTCAGGTAAATCGTGAAATAAAGCTGTAAAGAAGTTGTTTTGTAGTCTTTTATCACAAGCTTTTACTTCAAGACTAAAAAAATATGAAAAAATAGCAACTGTTAACATATGTCCTAAAACTGAAGTTTCGGGAATCCTTGGAGTTTGTGCCCATCTTTTTTGAAATCTTAATCTTCCACTTAAATCTACAATTTTTGATAGTTTTTTATTTAAAGCTATTTTTCTAACAGCAATTAATTCATAATAATCTTCAAGTTCTTCATCTACACTTTTTTTTACATCTTCAATATCACTTAAAAATTGACTTGTTTGATAAACTATTGAAAATTCCCATTTTGTAGCAAGATATGAAGCTGCTTTTAAGATAAATCTCTCTTTTTTATAAATTTCAGGATTGTTTAAAAACTCTTCAAATTTTTGTAAAAATACACCATTGTCAATAGTTTCAATTGATGGCTTTAATTTTGAAATAACCCACGAATTTATCTCTTTTGATTTTTTTTGTAAAGCTTTTCTAAAAACATCTGGTCTTATATCAGTTACAACTACTCGTCTTAAAAACTCAAAAATACCAGCCTCTATTAAGTGTGTAAAATTTATATCATTTTCAAATTTTGCTATAAAGTATGCGATGATGAATTTATGAGCTTGTTTATCAAGCTCTACTAAATCTACCATTCTTGGATAGTCATTCCATCTTTGAATAGAAGCACTTGAAAAAATATAATCTATAATCTTTGGATTTATCAATTTTTATCCTTTTTATTGTCATCAAAAAACATCATTTTTTTACCAAGTAGCATTAATCCTACAATAACTAACATCATTAAATATACTTGCCAATCACTCATAAATATGCCTTTTAAATTTGTTTTGATTATCTCATAATATTGATAAATAGGCACTTATAATATGAATGGCATTTTTTATGAAAAAAGATTGATAAATAATTATTATGGATAGAAGATGATTTTTTAGTAATTTATATTGATGATAAAGTGGAGCATAAAATTATGC
Protein-coding regions in this window:
- a CDS encoding HD domain-containing protein, yielding MINPKIIDYIFSSASIQRWNDYPRMVDLVELDKQAHKFIIAYFIAKFENDINFTHLIEAGIFEFLRRVVVTDIRPDVFRKALQKKSKEINSWVISKLKPSIETIDNGVFLQKFEEFLNNPEIYKKERFILKAASYLATKWEFSIVYQTSQFLSDIEDVKKSVDEELEDYYELIAVRKIALNKKLSKIVDLSGRLRFQKRWAQTPRIPETSVLGHMLTVAIFSYFFSLEVKACDKRLQNNFFTALFHDLPEALTRDIISPVKYSVDELSEIIAEYEVEKIEDAILPNIPENIRDEFSYILGIYDGIKEEFANKIKIDGKIEIVDDISKYNIDKYEAIDGLALKQCDKLSAFVEASLSISHGIKSKELISGKKEILKSLKEVQGVDFKTIANLIDNEFGTTGQTQARMDFE